Proteins encoded by one window of bacterium:
- a CDS encoding IS256 family transposase, with protein sequence MQPGPYKGPSERVFVIDGSKALRHAIVKVFDRCGLIQRCQIHKRRNILDHLPAHLHASVNKVLLESWDTTDAKLAKRRLMKLADSLELEHPGAAASVREGLDETLTFRRLGITGGLYRTLRSTNTIENLNGSIATYTRNVKRWQGGSMLIRWVSSAVLDAASRFRRVR encoded by the coding sequence GTGCAACCGGGCCCCTACAAGGGCCCCTCAGAACGTGTCTTCGTGATCGACGGGTCGAAGGCATTGCGACATGCGATCGTGAAGGTCTTCGATCGTTGTGGCCTCATCCAACGATGTCAGATCCACAAGCGGCGCAACATCCTCGATCACCTGCCCGCCCATCTCCATGCCAGCGTGAACAAGGTACTCCTCGAGTCGTGGGATACGACAGACGCGAAGCTGGCAAAGCGGCGGCTGATGAAGCTGGCGGACTCGCTCGAACTGGAACATCCTGGGGCGGCGGCATCGGTTCGCGAGGGACTCGACGAAACGCTGACGTTTCGACGCCTCGGAATCACCGGCGGCTTGTACCGGACACTGCGGAGCACGAACACGATCGAGAACCTCAACGGCTCGATCGCAACGTACACCCGCAACGTGAAACGCTGGCAAGGTGGGTCCATGCTGATCCGCTGGGTCAGCTCGGCCGTACTCGATGCCGCGAGTCGTTTCCGCCGAGTGCGC